In Streptomyces sp. TS71-3, the following proteins share a genomic window:
- a CDS encoding CDP-alcohol phosphatidyltransferase family protein gives MPRPSVAELRPVVHPEGVKDRRSGEHWAGRLYMREVSLRIDRHLVGTRVTPNQLTYLMTFFGVLAAPALLVPGIPGAVLGLIAVQLYLLLDCVDGEVARWKKQFSLGGVYLDRVGAYLCDAAVLVGLGLRASDPWGTGRIDWLWAFLGTLAALGAVLIKAETDLVGVARHQGGLPPVKEAASEPRSSGVALVRRAAAALRFHRLVLGIEASMLIFVLAVIDAARGDLFFTRLGTAVLAAIALVQTLLHLVSIMASSRLK, from the coding sequence ATGCCAAGGCCATCAGTAGCTGAACTCCGCCCCGTCGTTCACCCCGAAGGGGTGAAGGACCGGCGCAGCGGTGAGCATTGGGCGGGACGCCTGTACATGCGGGAGGTCTCGCTCCGGATCGACCGGCACCTGGTGGGCACCAGGGTCACGCCCAATCAGCTCACGTACCTGATGACCTTCTTCGGTGTCCTGGCCGCCCCGGCACTGCTGGTGCCGGGGATCCCGGGCGCGGTCCTCGGCCTGATCGCGGTCCAGCTGTACCTGCTGCTCGACTGCGTGGACGGCGAGGTCGCCCGCTGGAAGAAGCAGTTCTCCCTCGGCGGGGTCTACCTGGACCGGGTCGGTGCCTACCTGTGCGACGCCGCCGTCCTGGTCGGCCTCGGCCTGCGTGCCTCGGACCCCTGGGGCACCGGGCGCATCGACTGGCTGTGGGCCTTCCTCGGCACGCTCGCCGCGCTCGGCGCCGTGCTGATCAAGGCGGAGACCGACCTCGTCGGGGTCGCCCGCCACCAGGGCGGGCTGCCGCCGGTCAAGGAGGCCGCGAGCGAGCCGCGCTCCTCCGGTGTCGCGCTGGTGCGCCGGGCCGCTGCGGCCCTCAGGTTCCACCGGCTGGTCCTCGGCATCGAGGCCTCGATGCTCATATTCGTCCTCGCGGTCATCGACGCGGCCCGCGGAGACCTGTTCTTCACCCGTCTCGGCACCGCCGTGCTCGCCGCCATCGCGCTCGTGCAGACCCTGCTCCACCTGGTCTCCATCATGGCGTCCAGCAGGCTGAAGTGA
- a CDS encoding glycosyltransferase family 2 protein, whose amino-acid sequence MGTRPAELRALIDSIAKQDGDPVEVVVVGNGSPVPDVSGLSCPVRTVEVPENLGIPGGRNVGIAAFRSGSDRAVPADELTGAPTGAPVRVPVGASTVGPGATGAGDPDGAGAPEPLIGDAVGSGPFDVDILLFLDDDGLLAHHDTAQLCREAFAADPELGIISFRIADPETRLTQRRHVPRLRASDPMRSSRVTTFLGGANAVRTEVIAEVGGLPGDFFYAHEETDLAWRALDAGWEIDYRSDLVLLHPTTAPSRHAVYHRMVARNRVWLARRNLPAPLVPPYLAVWLLLTLLRRPSRAGLRAWFGGFREGWTTPSGPRRPMKWRTVWRLTRLGRPPII is encoded by the coding sequence ATGGGCACCCGCCCGGCCGAGCTGCGCGCACTCATCGACTCGATCGCCAAGCAGGACGGCGATCCGGTCGAGGTGGTCGTGGTCGGCAACGGCTCCCCGGTACCGGACGTCTCCGGCCTGTCCTGCCCCGTGCGGACCGTGGAGGTGCCCGAGAACCTCGGCATTCCGGGCGGCCGCAACGTAGGCATCGCCGCCTTCCGCAGCGGCTCCGACCGGGCCGTGCCGGCGGACGAGCTCACCGGCGCCCCGACCGGCGCCCCCGTACGCGTCCCCGTCGGCGCCTCCACCGTCGGTCCCGGCGCGACCGGCGCCGGGGACCCGGACGGGGCGGGCGCCCCCGAGCCCCTCATCGGCGACGCCGTGGGCAGCGGCCCCTTCGACGTGGACATCCTGCTCTTCCTCGACGACGACGGCCTGCTCGCCCACCACGACACCGCCCAGCTCTGCCGGGAGGCCTTCGCCGCCGACCCCGAGCTCGGCATCATCAGCTTCCGCATCGCCGACCCCGAGACCCGCCTCACCCAGCGCCGCCACGTCCCCCGGCTGCGCGCCTCCGACCCGATGCGCTCCTCCCGCGTGACCACGTTCCTCGGCGGGGCCAACGCCGTGCGCACGGAGGTCATCGCCGAGGTCGGCGGGCTGCCCGGCGACTTCTTCTACGCCCACGAGGAGACCGATCTCGCCTGGCGTGCCCTGGATGCCGGCTGGGAGATCGACTACCGCTCCGACCTGGTCCTGCTGCACCCCACCACCGCCCCGTCACGGCACGCGGTCTACCACCGGATGGTGGCCCGCAACCGCGTCTGGCTGGCACGCCGCAACCTTCCCGCCCCGCTGGTCCCTCCCTACCTGGCGGTCTGGCTGCTGCTGACGCTGCTCAGGCGGCCGTCGCGGGCCGGACTCAGGGCCTGGTTCGGCGGTTTCCGGGAGGGCTGGACGACGCCGTCCGGGCCGCGCCGGCCCATGAAGTGGCGCACCGTGTGGCGGCTGACCCGACTGGGCCGACCCCCCATCATCTGA
- a CDS encoding ABC transporter permease, whose amino-acid sequence MSETAHDAGVTVGSGPSSPDDGLAPAELAAKYGLSVSGARPGLAEYVRRLWGRRHFILAFSSAKLTAQYSQAKLGQVWQVATPLLNALVYYLIFGLILQASRGMPHEVYIPFLVTGVFVFTFTQSSVMAGVRAISGNLGLVRALHFPRASLPISFSLQQLQQLLFSMIVLFVITIAFGSYPGLSWLLILPVLFLQFLFNTGLALIMARLGSKTPDLAQLMPFVLRTWMYASGVMFSIPVMLEGRPGWIADVLQWNPAAVYMDLMRYALIDGYGSSNLPPHVWAVALAWAVLLIGGGFVYFWRAEEQYGRG is encoded by the coding sequence GTGAGTGAGACAGCACACGACGCCGGTGTCACGGTGGGCTCCGGCCCGTCGTCACCCGACGACGGACTTGCCCCCGCGGAACTGGCCGCCAAGTACGGACTCTCCGTGAGCGGCGCCCGGCCGGGCCTGGCCGAGTACGTCCGCCGGCTCTGGGGGCGGCGCCACTTCATCCTCGCCTTCTCCAGCGCCAAGCTGACCGCCCAGTACAGCCAGGCCAAGCTGGGCCAGGTCTGGCAGGTCGCCACCCCGCTGCTGAACGCGCTCGTCTACTATTTGATCTTCGGGCTCATCCTCCAGGCCAGCCGCGGCATGCCGCACGAGGTCTACATCCCGTTCCTGGTGACCGGCGTCTTCGTGTTCACGTTCACCCAGAGCTCGGTGATGGCGGGCGTCCGCGCGATCTCGGGCAACCTCGGCCTGGTCCGCGCGCTGCACTTCCCCCGGGCCTCGCTGCCCATCTCCTTCTCGCTCCAGCAGCTCCAGCAGCTGCTGTTCTCGATGATCGTGCTGTTCGTGATCACGATCGCCTTCGGCAGCTACCCCGGCCTGTCCTGGCTGCTGATCCTGCCCGTGCTCTTCCTGCAGTTCCTGTTCAACACCGGCCTCGCGCTGATCATGGCCAGGCTGGGCAGCAAGACGCCCGACCTCGCCCAGCTGATGCCGTTCGTGCTGCGCACCTGGATGTACGCCTCGGGCGTGATGTTCTCCATCCCCGTGATGCTGGAGGGTCGGCCGGGCTGGATCGCCGACGTCCTGCAGTGGAATCCGGCCGCCGTCTACATGGACCTGATGCGCTACGCCCTCATCGACGGCTACGGCTCCTCGAACCTGCCGCCGCACGTCTGGGCCGTCGCGCTGGCCTGGGCCGTGCTCCTCATCGGCGGCGGATTCGTGTACTTCTGGAGGGCCGAGGAGCAGTACGGCCGTGGCTGA
- the hpnC gene encoding squalene synthase HpnC: MRGTLDKAAHENFPVAPFFLPRAWRDDLMAVYGYARLVDDIGDGDLAPGGADARHLGLGTEEAEDRIAMLDAFEADLRRIFERTGDGPRHPVLRRLAPTVHRHSISPEPFLGLIAANRQDQLVGRYESYDDLLAYCELSANPVGRLVLAITGTATPERIRLSDAVCTALQIVEHLQDVSEDLRRDRIYLPAQDMKRHQVQEEDLAAATAGEPVRALIAFEADRARGLLNEGTPLVGSVHGRLKLLLAGFVGGGRAAVRAIEAVSYDVLPRPPKAGKVQLLREVGATLRGKG, translated from the coding sequence GTGCGCGGCACGCTCGACAAGGCGGCCCACGAGAACTTCCCTGTGGCGCCCTTCTTCCTGCCGCGTGCCTGGCGGGACGACCTCATGGCCGTCTACGGCTACGCCCGCCTGGTGGACGACATCGGCGACGGCGACCTCGCCCCCGGTGGCGCCGATGCCCGCCATCTGGGCCTCGGCACCGAGGAGGCCGAGGACCGCATCGCCATGCTGGACGCCTTCGAGGCGGACCTGCGGCGCATCTTCGAGCGCACGGGGGACGGTCCCCGGCACCCGGTGCTGCGCAGGCTCGCCCCGACGGTGCACCGGCACTCCATCAGCCCCGAGCCCTTCCTCGGGCTGATCGCGGCCAACCGTCAGGACCAGCTGGTGGGCCGCTACGAGAGCTACGACGACCTGCTGGCCTACTGCGAGCTGTCGGCCAACCCCGTCGGCCGTCTGGTTCTGGCCATCACCGGCACCGCGACGCCCGAGCGGATCCGGTTGTCCGACGCCGTCTGCACCGCCCTGCAGATCGTCGAGCACCTGCAGGACGTCTCGGAGGACCTGCGGCGCGACCGCATCTACCTCCCCGCTCAGGACATGAAGCGGCATCAGGTCCAGGAGGAGGACCTCGCCGCGGCCACGGCCGGCGAGCCGGTGCGCGCGCTGATCGCCTTCGAGGCGGACCGCGCCAGAGGCCTGCTGAATGAAGGGACCCCCCTCGTGGGTAGCGTCCACGGCAGGCTGAAGCTGTTGCTCGCGGGGTTCGTGGGCGGGGGGCGGGCGGCGGTCCGCGCCATCGAGGCCGTCTCCTACGACGTACTTCCCAGACCACCCAAGGCGGGCAAGGTTCAGCTGCTGCGCGAGGTGGGAGCGACTCTGCGAGGAAAGGGGTGA